One window of the Candidatus Zixiibacteriota bacterium genome contains the following:
- a CDS encoding membrane hypothetical protein (Evidence 5 : Unknown function) → MRGNQEQILRPMMPSNYKIYLASLGAVFAAFILATFLRWPSAWGINFLKFYPVSVGIITLSIFVLLAVPAFSRHTFQYLSQLSHRLNGRKYLRGFLLALFVMVSLSVFYLFRAATAFLGDGQLRLNEISMGHTILPTELLDFLLHAFLFQQILLPYALKPVVGYQIISVVSGALFIYGIYRLARYLFPGSFLVWFMTLLSSGILVLFFGYVESYSIIAALLPFVFLEGLKAAKNPHRRGIFLLIYLLSGLVHSIALILFAPALLFIFMGKAEMRDDRNIKIDRLLIIGCFILLIVIVIARYIPPLGLSKYLLPIFPEPASPQAVFTLRHITNLINWILLTALPIVVMMPDLISKWRLQTTRSIETRFALWTAAPALLFLLVVTPQLGGPRDWDLFALPVFVLLMSSVTAYSDIKEPKIQLAILPAAFLSFILTFAFAGINHSIPMSSERFAEIIRVQKFRDLYIEYNLLAGYAGKYDTLKNHQLEFTLKSWEEGPHTRNDTVRTLLKLDAAFLALAKNDTVPPLFWRSDRNDSLNLLALQYLTDHYRLLGKSSGLAEIASASERIFKSHARGQLQTGLLYSEIGDTTRAQESVRRAYNLDSSDFFILVNYGAMQLRRARFSEAVRPFERAIEMDPDNFAATFNLALAYKGTGAAALAAEFLVRAQLLAVTPQDSARIAAFENETRAEKEIPAD, encoded by the coding sequence ATGCGGGGCAATCAGGAACAGATTTTGAGACCGATGATGCCGTCAAATTATAAAATATACCTGGCTTCCCTCGGCGCCGTTTTCGCCGCTTTCATTCTGGCGACATTTCTCCGGTGGCCGTCGGCCTGGGGCATCAACTTCCTCAAGTTCTACCCCGTTTCGGTCGGAATCATAACCCTCTCGATCTTCGTACTGCTGGCCGTGCCGGCCTTTTCCCGTCATACCTTTCAATACCTATCGCAACTCTCCCACCGCTTGAACGGCAGGAAATATCTCAGGGGCTTTCTTCTGGCGCTGTTTGTCATGGTTTCACTCTCTGTTTTCTACTTGTTCAGAGCCGCCACCGCTTTCCTCGGCGACGGGCAACTGCGCCTCAACGAAATCAGCATGGGTCATACCATTCTGCCGACCGAACTACTTGATTTCTTATTACATGCTTTCCTCTTTCAGCAGATTCTGTTGCCATACGCTCTCAAGCCGGTTGTCGGATATCAAATCATAAGCGTCGTTTCGGGGGCTCTCTTTATTTACGGCATCTACCGTCTCGCCCGGTATCTCTTTCCCGGTTCCTTCCTGGTCTGGTTTATGACTCTCTTATCCTCCGGAATCCTGGTTCTCTTTTTCGGCTATGTCGAGAGTTATTCCATTATCGCCGCCTTACTGCCTTTTGTCTTTCTTGAGGGCCTAAAGGCGGCCAAAAATCCCCACCGCCGTGGGATATTCCTGTTAATCTATCTCCTGAGCGGCCTGGTTCACTCTATCGCCCTCATTCTTTTCGCCCCCGCTCTACTCTTCATATTTATGGGGAAGGCCGAAATGAGGGATGACCGCAACATAAAAATCGACAGGCTTCTGATAATCGGCTGTTTTATCCTGCTGATAGTGATAGTCATCGCCCGGTATATTCCTCCTCTCGGGCTGTCGAAATATCTTCTGCCCATATTCCCCGAACCGGCATCGCCCCAGGCTGTCTTCACCTTGCGTCATATAACAAATCTGATCAACTGGATTTTGTTGACGGCCCTCCCGATTGTGGTCATGATGCCGGACCTGATATCAAAATGGCGTCTGCAAACGACTCGGTCAATCGAGACCCGCTTCGCCCTCTGGACCGCCGCGCCGGCCCTCCTCTTTCTCTTGGTGGTCACCCCGCAGTTGGGCGGCCCGCGCGATTGGGACCTCTTTGCGCTTCCCGTTTTCGTCCTCTTAATGTCATCCGTCACCGCCTATTCCGATATCAAAGAGCCTAAAATTCAGTTGGCAATTCTCCCCGCCGCCTTTCTATCCTTTATCCTGACATTCGCTTTTGCCGGGATAAATCATTCGATCCCGATGTCATCCGAGCGCTTCGCCGAGATTATTAGAGTCCAGAAATTCCGCGATCTCTATATCGAATACAACCTTCTCGCCGGCTACGCCGGAAAATATGATACCTTAAAAAATCATCAGTTGGAATTCACCCTGAAATCGTGGGAGGAAGGACCGCATACCCGGAACGATACTGTCCGCACCCTTCTTAAACTCGATGCCGCCTTTCTTGCTCTGGCCAAAAACGATACTGTCCCGCCTCTTTTTTGGCGGTCCGACAGAAACGATTCATTGAACCTTCTCGCCCTGCAATATTTGACCGATCATTACCGGCTTCTCGGCAAATCATCCGGACTGGCCGAAATTGCATCCGCTTCGGAGAGAATCTTCAAAAGTCATGCCCGCGGCCAGCTGCAAACCGGCCTTCTCTATTCTGAAATCGGGGATACCACCCGGGCGCAAGAATCGGTCCGCCGCGCCTACAATCTTGATAGCAGCGACTTTTTTATTCTGGTTAATTATGGCGCCATGCAACTTCGCCGGGCCCGTTTTTCCGAGGCGGTGCGTCCGTTTGAAAGAGCGATAGAAATGGACCCCGATAATTTCGCCGCCACTTTCAATCTGGCCCTGGCCTATAAAGGGACCGGCGCCGCCGCCCTGGCGGCCGAATTTCTGGTCCGCGCCCAACTCCTGGCCGTCACCCCTCAAGACAGCGCCCGCATCGCCGCCTTCGAAAACGAGACTCGGGCCGAAAAAGAGATCCCGGCCGACTGA
- a CDS encoding membrane hypothetical protein (Evidence 5 : Unknown function), which translates to MLSRYQTLVLALLLVAMTAVILLAVHLNFVQDDAYISFRYASNLLDGQGLVYNAGERVEGFTNFLWVIILALSKGILGLDYLITARILSFGVIAVIYILLFLLLSRVKVQRKFLMLAGITVLMLANLSLPYWAVSGLETVFFGALVLIALYCEYARPNVTPAFLIVATLIRPEGALLFGIVFLNRLIGRRKIDWRFAAYYILPLIPFALFKWLYYGSLFPNPMFAKSGLGLEYIQSGLNYLWFFTRTLGVFGLIFVPPLLAVKRLWTRYSLLYLFVAIYILYIVLVGGDVLKVYRFFVPVVPVLYLLFVLSVKELLAWSGLRKFRSPAFSGTALLIVCVGTAAGSYLLSAHHINTYLKLERMLTDKMQFTAVMLRKHMGPDFSVAASTIGILGYELPGHRIIDMLGLTDRYISRHPETISGLQSTWQERHFNSRYILEQHPDFILFSTNDKPSAPAELALLLHSEFRRCYSPIAFPHDSSRTWALIYKRWKDVAMNKDLALDNFDFALKLKDGFENRNRQNYMTALISFQSAKDLLSSPYGYLDFNIGVCYYGLGKGDSARYYLQSALTDEPYNSQARRLLARIDEVYGDTLAARAQRREIQRYSPWIFDKGD; encoded by the coding sequence ATGCTTTCCAGGTATCAGACATTGGTATTGGCGCTGTTGCTGGTCGCAATGACCGCCGTGATTCTTCTTGCCGTTCATCTCAACTTCGTTCAGGACGACGCTTATATTTCTTTCCGCTATGCTTCCAATCTGCTCGATGGTCAGGGATTGGTCTATAATGCCGGGGAACGGGTGGAAGGGTTCACCAATTTCCTCTGGGTTATCATACTGGCCCTGTCAAAAGGGATCCTTGGGCTGGATTATTTAATAACCGCCCGCATATTGAGTTTCGGCGTCATCGCCGTCATCTATATTCTCTTATTTTTACTTCTAAGTAGAGTCAAGGTGCAGCGCAAGTTCTTGATGCTTGCCGGAATTACGGTCCTGATGCTTGCCAATTTGTCGCTTCCTTATTGGGCGGTCTCCGGTCTGGAAACCGTCTTTTTCGGGGCCTTAGTACTGATAGCCCTTTATTGCGAATATGCACGCCCAAATGTCACCCCTGCGTTTCTAATTGTAGCAACTCTGATCCGGCCGGAGGGGGCGCTCTTATTCGGTATTGTATTTCTTAATCGTCTTATTGGCCGGAGAAAAATCGATTGGCGCTTTGCTGCTTATTATATATTGCCCTTAATACCATTTGCCCTTTTCAAGTGGTTGTACTACGGTTCTCTGTTCCCCAATCCCATGTTCGCCAAAAGCGGTCTGGGATTGGAATATATCCAGAGCGGCCTCAATTACCTCTGGTTCTTTACCCGCACACTGGGCGTTTTCGGACTGATATTCGTGCCGCCCCTTTTGGCCGTGAAACGTCTGTGGACAAGATATTCGCTTCTTTATCTCTTTGTCGCGATTTATATCCTTTATATCGTTTTAGTCGGCGGTGATGTTCTCAAAGTCTATCGTTTCTTCGTTCCTGTCGTTCCGGTCCTGTATTTATTATTTGTGCTCTCTGTCAAAGAACTGCTCGCCTGGTCGGGCCTGCGAAAATTCAGATCCCCCGCCTTTTCGGGGACGGCTCTCTTAATAGTCTGTGTCGGTACCGCCGCCGGTTCTTACCTCCTTTCGGCCCATCATATCAATACTTACCTGAAATTGGAGCGGATGCTGACCGATAAGATGCAATTTACGGCCGTAATGCTGAGAAAACATATGGGGCCGGATTTCTCCGTCGCCGCCAGCACCATCGGCATTCTCGGGTATGAACTACCCGGGCACCGCATCATCGACATGCTCGGGCTGACCGACAGATATATATCGCGCCACCCCGAAACAATTTCCGGCCTGCAGTCGACCTGGCAGGAACGGCATTTCAACAGCCGCTACATCCTCGAACAGCATCCTGATTTTATTCTGTTTTCGACCAATGACAAACCATCGGCCCCTGCCGAACTGGCGCTTCTGCTCCATTCCGAATTTCGCCGCTGTTACAGCCCTATTGCCTTCCCGCATGATTCCTCGCGTACATGGGCTCTGATTTATAAACGATGGAAAGACGTTGCCATGAACAAAGATCTGGCTCTTGACAATTTTGATTTTGCGTTGAAATTGAAGGACGGGTTTGAAAATCGCAACCGGCAAAATTATATGACGGCCCTGATCTCATTCCAGTCCGCGAAGGATTTACTGAGTTCACCGTATGGCTATCTCGACTTCAATATCGGAGTTTGCTACTATGGTTTGGGGAAAGGTGACAGCGCCCGTTATTATTTGCAATCTGCGTTAACCGATGAGCCGTACAATTCGCAGGCCCGGAGACTTCTGGCCCGAATCGACGAAGTCTATGGCGATACTCTGGCGGCCCGGGCCCAGAGGCGCGAAATTCAGAGATATTCTCCGTGGATTTTTGATAAAGGAGATTAA
- the gdhA gene encoding glutamate dehydrogenase, NADP-specific (Evidence 2a : Function from experimental evidences in other organisms; PubMedId : 6308576, 6373501, 9298646; Product type e : enzyme) produces MNQYLESVMASVKAKNPAEPEFHQAVHEVLQSLEPVLERHPEYVEARIVERIVEPERVIMFRIPWVDDRGKVQVNRGFRVEFNSAIGPYKGGLRFHPSVNLGILKFLGFEQVFKNSLTTLPMGGGKGGSDFDPKGKSDNEVMAFCQSLMTELFRHIGANTDVPAGDIGVGGREIGYMFGQYKRIKNIFEGVLTGKAINWGGSLIRPEATGYGTVYFAEEMFKTKSDSIRGKRVAVSGSGNVAQYAVEKVNQLGGKAITLSDSNGFIVDEDGISPEKLEFVMELKNVKRGRIKEYADKYKSAKYHDGLGLWNVNCDVALPCATQNELNGEDAKTLLKNGCVCVAEGANMPSTPDAVDQFVAARIMYGPGKAANAGGVATSGLEMSQNSLRLSWAREEVDQRLHNIMKSIHSACRNTATAYGQPTNYVLGANIAGFLKVANSMMDQGIV; encoded by the coding sequence ATGAATCAGTATTTGGAATCAGTAATGGCCAGTGTCAAGGCCAAGAATCCCGCAGAACCGGAATTCCATCAGGCGGTCCATGAAGTCCTTCAGTCGCTCGAGCCGGTACTGGAACGTCATCCCGAATATGTCGAAGCCCGTATCGTCGAGAGAATCGTCGAGCCGGAACGGGTGATTATGTTCCGTATCCCGTGGGTCGATGATCGCGGCAAGGTGCAGGTGAACCGCGGTTTCCGTGTCGAGTTCAACAGCGCCATTGGTCCCTATAAAGGCGGTCTTCGTTTTCACCCCAGCGTGAATCTCGGCATCCTGAAATTTCTCGGTTTTGAACAGGTATTCAAAAACTCCCTGACCACTCTCCCTATGGGCGGCGGCAAGGGCGGTTCGGATTTCGATCCCAAGGGGAAATCGGATAATGAAGTGATGGCGTTCTGCCAGTCCCTCATGACCGAATTGTTCCGTCATATCGGAGCCAATACCGACGTGCCGGCCGGTGATATCGGAGTCGGCGGACGGGAAATCGGGTACATGTTCGGGCAGTACAAACGGATCAAGAACATCTTTGAAGGTGTTCTCACCGGCAAAGCGATCAACTGGGGCGGCAGTTTGATTCGTCCCGAAGCGACCGGCTACGGCACGGTTTATTTTGCCGAAGAGATGTTCAAGACCAAGAGCGACTCGATTCGCGGCAAAAGAGTGGCCGTTTCCGGTTCGGGCAACGTGGCCCAGTACGCCGTGGAGAAAGTCAACCAGCTCGGCGGGAAAGCGATTACCCTGTCCGATTCCAACGGTTTCATTGTCGACGAAGATGGGATCTCTCCGGAGAAACTGGAATTCGTGATGGAGCTGAAAAATGTCAAGCGCGGCCGCATTAAAGAGTATGCCGACAAGTACAAATCGGCCAAGTATCATGACGGGCTCGGTCTCTGGAACGTGAACTGCGATGTCGCTCTTCCCTGCGCCACGCAGAATGAACTGAACGGCGAAGATGCCAAGACCCTTCTCAAGAACGGCTGTGTCTGCGTGGCCGAGGGCGCCAATATGCCGTCGACCCCCGATGCGGTCGATCAGTTTGTGGCGGCGCGGATCATGTACGGTCCCGGTAAGGCGGCCAACGCCGGCGGTGTTGCGACCTCCGGTTTGGAAATGTCCCAGAACTCGCTTCGTCTCTCCTGGGCCCGCGAAGAAGTCGATCAGCGTCTGCACAACATCATGAAATCAATCCATAGCGCCTGCCGCAACACGGCGACCGCCTATGGACAGCCGACCAATTATGTTCTCGGCGCCAATATTGCCGGGTTCCTGAAGGTCGCCAATTCCATGATGGATCAGGGTATTGTCTAA
- a CDS encoding conserved membrane hypothetical protein (Evidence 4 : Unknown function but conserved in other organisms) → MKRENYPVILFFLIVAVVIYLFYKLMAPFIIPICWGGILTIVFFPLYRRLRTRIKSPNLSALVISILIFFIIIGPATYLLLALVGEASDAFVWIDNAYKSGELKAYVTKFMPFINTIQAKLMSYPELSSLDFETVIKNIFSTVTAAIGAKATSVITNIPKTVFQFFLTLFTMFFFFRDGETLLQSLKKLTPLAPDQVGPTYVYLREVIEGTMYGGLVMALIQGSLGGILFAVMGITSPVFWGAVMGFLSFLPVLGPFIIYIPAGIILILAGSPVKGIITLIFGILVISQVDNFVRPLLFRGKTRMHTMLMFFSIMGGMALFGLVGIVLGPFIAAIFMSILKIFETRTPETASPESN, encoded by the coding sequence ATGAAACGGGAAAATTATCCGGTCATTCTTTTCTTTCTCATTGTCGCCGTCGTCATTTATTTGTTTTACAAGCTGATGGCTCCGTTTATCATCCCGATCTGCTGGGGCGGAATTTTGACCATCGTCTTTTTCCCTCTTTACCGCCGCCTGCGCACCAGGATTAAATCTCCGAATCTCTCCGCTCTGGTGATTTCCATCCTGATTTTTTTCATCATAATCGGTCCGGCGACCTATCTCCTCCTGGCGCTGGTCGGCGAGGCCTCGGACGCCTTTGTCTGGATCGATAATGCTTATAAAAGCGGAGAATTGAAGGCCTATGTCACCAAATTCATGCCGTTTATCAACACCATTCAGGCCAAACTTATGTCCTACCCGGAACTTTCCTCGCTCGATTTTGAAACCGTCATCAAAAACATTTTCAGCACTGTTACCGCCGCGATCGGCGCCAAGGCGACATCGGTCATCACCAATATCCCTAAAACCGTATTTCAATTCTTTCTGACTCTCTTTACCATGTTTTTCTTCTTCCGCGACGGCGAAACCCTGCTCCAATCGCTCAAAAAACTCACTCCCCTGGCCCCCGATCAGGTCGGGCCGACCTATGTTTATCTCAGGGAAGTAATCGAAGGGACTATGTACGGCGGCCTGGTGATGGCCCTCATTCAGGGCTCCCTGGGTGGAATCCTTTTCGCCGTTATGGGCATTACGTCGCCGGTCTTCTGGGGCGCCGTGATGGGTTTTCTTTCCTTCCTGCCGGTTCTGGGACCGTTCATTATCTATATTCCGGCCGGAATTATTCTTATCCTTGCCGGTTCGCCGGTGAAAGGAATCATCACGCTGATTTTCGGAATTCTGGTCATCAGCCAGGTCGATAATTTTGTCCGGCCGCTCCTGTTCCGCGGGAAAACCCGGATGCATACTATGCTGATGTTCTTCTCTATTATGGGCGGGATGGCCCTATTTGGCCTGGTCGGCATAGTCCTCGGCCCCTTCATCGCGGCCATCTTCATGTCGATTCTGAAAATTTTCGAAACCCGGACCCCCGAAACCGCCTCACCGGAATCGAACTGA
- a CDS encoding conserved hypothetical protein (Evidence 4 : Unknown function but conserved in other organisms), with product MKCRLHGILKLKYSPIAIIFSNEKPAKALEFKEGKWGCVIAMSTAAIKGRIAVLSRETCGCLGGKVGLCFGNAYVDFPGGIDYFLSTGRGEEFREGEAYIKTPELARQKVDSMPITEIPFDYVIFKPLAEVAPEKEEVQLVCFYANPDQISALAVLVNYRRPGLNNVATPFGAGCHSICMLPYHEARQENPRAVLGMFDISARPRVPAEILSFTVPFKMFQEMEEDIPGSFLEKEAWKIVRARIKD from the coding sequence ATGAAATGCCGACTTCACGGAATCTTGAAACTTAAGTATTCCCCGATCGCGATAATTTTCAGCAATGAGAAACCTGCTAAAGCCCTGGAATTCAAGGAAGGGAAATGGGGGTGCGTGATAGCGATGTCAACCGCCGCGATTAAGGGGCGGATAGCGGTATTGAGCCGGGAAACCTGCGGCTGTCTGGGAGGAAAGGTGGGGCTTTGCTTCGGCAATGCCTACGTCGATTTTCCCGGAGGAATCGATTATTTTCTTTCCACCGGGCGGGGCGAGGAGTTCCGGGAAGGCGAGGCGTACATCAAAACGCCGGAATTGGCGCGTCAGAAGGTTGATTCAATGCCGATAACAGAGATCCCGTTTGATTATGTCATTTTCAAGCCGCTGGCGGAGGTTGCCCCGGAAAAAGAGGAGGTGCAACTGGTTTGCTTCTATGCCAATCCGGACCAGATATCGGCCCTGGCGGTGCTGGTCAATTATCGGCGCCCGGGATTAAATAATGTCGCAACGCCGTTCGGCGCCGGATGCCATTCTATCTGCATGCTTCCTTATCACGAGGCCCGTCAGGAGAACCCCCGGGCGGTTTTAGGGATGTTCGATATCAGCGCCCGTCCCCGGGTCCCGGCTGAAATTTTGAGTTTTACGGTGCCGTTCAAGATGTTTCAGGAAATGGAAGAAGATATTCCGGGGAGTTTTCTCGAAAAAGAGGCCTGGAAAATCGTGCGCGCGAGAATTAAAGATTAG
- a CDS encoding DNA methylase N-4/N-6 domain protein, which produces MIAKRKLVTKKANMEITARIINGDSRFELPKMPSDSIDLILTSPPYADSRRQTYGGIRPEKYVEWFLPIADELFRVLKPSGTFILNIKEKVVNGERHTYVLELILEMRKQGWLWTEEFIWHKKNCYPGKWPNRFRDAWERLLQFNKGKKFNMYQESVMVPTGDWATNRLRNLSDVDKRRDNARNGSGFGKNISHWLSRDKVYPSNVLHMATECSNRDHSAVFPENLPEWFIKLFTKEGDTVLDPFMGSGTTLLVAQRLKRNSIGIEILPEYCEKTKNALTPPDFQLLKIG; this is translated from the coding sequence ATGATTGCGAAAAGAAAATTGGTTACAAAGAAAGCAAATATGGAAATTACAGCCCGCATAATTAATGGTGATAGCAGATTTGAGCTCCCCAAAATGCCATCGGATTCAATTGATCTGATTCTGACTTCTCCTCCTTATGCCGACAGCAGAAGACAGACCTATGGGGGTATAAGACCGGAGAAGTATGTTGAGTGGTTTCTTCCGATTGCGGATGAATTATTTCGAGTATTAAAGCCCTCCGGGACATTTATCTTGAATATCAAGGAAAAAGTCGTTAACGGAGAAAGGCATACCTATGTACTTGAACTCATTCTCGAGATGAGGAAGCAAGGATGGTTGTGGACCGAAGAGTTCATTTGGCATAAGAAAAATTGCTATCCCGGCAAATGGCCAAATCGGTTTCGGGACGCTTGGGAAAGACTCCTGCAATTTAATAAGGGGAAAAAATTTAATATGTATCAGGAATCGGTTATGGTTCCTACAGGTGATTGGGCGACCAATAGGCTCCGCAATTTGAGCGACGTTGACAAAAGGCGGGATAACGCTCGAAACGGCAGCGGCTTCGGCAAAAATATTTCCCATTGGCTCAGTCGGGATAAAGTCTATCCGTCAAATGTCCTCCATATGGCGACGGAGTGCAGTAATAGAGACCATAGCGCCGTATTTCCAGAAAATCTGCCCGAATGGTTTATAAAACTATTTACCAAAGAAGGAGATACGGTTCTAGACCCCTTTATGGGCTCTGGCACTACTCTTCTTGTTGCCCAACGATTGAAACGCAATTCCATTGGCATAGAGATATTACCGGAATACTGTGAAAAAACAAAAAATGCTCTTACTCCCCCGGACTTTCAATTATTAAAGATTGGATAG
- a CDS encoding conserved hypothetical protein (Evidence 4 : Unknown function but conserved in other organisms) yields the protein MKPIKLNDVVLYVEDHIGGFHKKRLESLQGLKLIRVIARKNPYLYRAKNILTSQDLVKSLLDAHLSSQEESIFGEFLENLAIFVCSEVYDGRKSTTEGIDMEFDKDGRRYIVTIKSGPNWGNSGQIAKMRDYFKKAKKILRTNAPKMDVIAVNGCCYGRDRHPDKEDYFKYCGAKFWEFISGNNDLYLEIIEPLGHKAKEKNEAFQKEYSRLINLFTLEFSKKFCIDGEINWGSLVKFNSSPD from the coding sequence TTGAAGCCGATAAAATTGAATGATGTCGTGCTTTATGTGGAAGATCATATTGGCGGTTTTCATAAAAAAAGGTTGGAAAGTCTTCAGGGCCTAAAATTAATTAGAGTAATTGCCCGGAAAAATCCCTATCTATATAGGGCAAAAAATATTCTTACTTCTCAGGATTTGGTAAAATCACTTTTGGATGCTCATTTGTCTTCCCAGGAAGAATCCATATTCGGGGAATTTTTGGAAAACCTTGCAATATTTGTCTGTTCCGAGGTATATGACGGTCGCAAGTCGACAACCGAAGGAATTGATATGGAATTCGACAAAGATGGCAGACGATATATTGTCACCATAAAATCAGGACCTAATTGGGGCAATAGCGGTCAGATTGCCAAAATGAGGGATTACTTCAAAAAAGCTAAAAAAATCCTAAGAACCAATGCCCCGAAAATGGATGTTATTGCGGTGAACGGCTGTTGTTACGGTAGAGACAGGCATCCGGATAAAGAAGATTATTTCAAATATTGCGGCGCGAAATTTTGGGAATTCATTTCCGGCAACAATGATCTCTATCTTGAAATTATTGAGCCACTGGGACACAAGGCAAAGGAGAAAAATGAAGCTTTTCAAAAGGAATATTCCAGGCTAATCAACCTATTTACCCTTGAGTTTTCTAAAAAATTCTGTATAGATGGCGAAATCAATTGGGGATCACTGGTAAAATTCAATTCTTCGCCCGATTAA